CGAAGGGATTTTCCGTGCGCACCCCGTCGCGATAAGACCAATGCGCGGCCACGCCCGTTTCGGCCACGTCATGCATCTGCCGCGTGCGAATCTGCACCTCCACCCGCTTGCCATCACGCCCCGACACCGTGGTGTGGATCGAGCGGTAGCCGTTCGACTTGGGCTGGCTGATATAATCCTTGAACCGCCCCGGCACGGCCCGCCAGCGTTGGTGAATGGCCCCGAGCACCGCATAGCAATCGGCCTCTGTCTGGGTAACGATACGAAAGCCATATATGTCGGAGAGCCGCGAAAAGCCCATCTCCTTTTCCTGCATCTTACGCCAGATCGAATAGGGCTTCTTCGCGCGGCCCAAAATCTCCGCCTCGATGTCGCCCTTTTTCAGTTCCTTGCGCATATCGCCGGTGATCCGCTCGATCACATCATCGGATTCGCGCTGAAGCGTGATGAAACGGCGCATGATCGATGCGCGCGCCTCGGGGTTGATCACGCGAAAGGCCAGATCCTCCAGCTCTTCACGCATCCATTGCATCCCCATGCGGCCCGCAAGCGGCGCGAAGATATCCATCGTCTCGCGGGCTTTCTTGACCTGCTTTTCGGGGCGCATCGCCTTGATCGTGCGCATGTTATGAAGCCGGTCGGCCAGCTTCACGAGGATCACGCGCAAGTCTTTGGACATGGCGATGAAGAGCTTGCGGAAATTCTCGGCCTGTTTGGTCTCGGAACTGCTGAGCTGAAGGTTGGTCAGCTTGGTCACACCATCGACCAATTCGGCGATCTCATCGCCAAACCTGCGCTGCACCTCGACGTAAGAGGCGCGCGTGTCCTCGATTGTGTCGTGCAAAAGGGCGGTGATGATCGTGGCATCGTCCAGACGCTGATCGGCCAGAATGGCGGCAACGGCGACGGGATGCGTGAAATACGGCTCGCCGGAATAGCGCATCTGGCCTTCATGCATTTCACCGCCATAGGCGAAGGCGGCGCGCAGAAGGGTTTCGTCGGTGCGTGGGTTGTAGCTGCGCACGCGGGCGATCAGATCATCGACCGTGAAGGGATCACCGCCCATGCGCCCGCGCCAAACCGGGCGGGGCTCAGCCCTGCCCTTGGGCTTTCATAAGCTCGCGCAGAAGCCGCTCTTCAGACATATCGTCTTCGGCCGGCCTGTCCGACTCGCCACCCATAAGGAGGGCCATGTTGTCTTCTTCGGCCTCATCCACTTCGATCTCGGTCTGGTTGGATTCGATCAGGCGCTCACGCAGGTCTTCAGCGCTTTGCGTCTCTTCGGCGATCTCGCGCAGGGCAACAACAGGGTTCTTGTCGTTGTCGCGGTCCACGGTCAGAGCGGAGCCTGC
The nucleotide sequence above comes from Roseovarius carneus. Encoded proteins:
- the rpoZ gene encoding DNA-directed RNA polymerase subunit omega gives rise to the protein MARVTTEDCVDKVPNRFDLVMLAAHRAREISAGSALTVDRDNDKNPVVALREIAEETQSAEDLRERLIESNQTEIEVDEAEEDNMALLMGGESDRPAEDDMSEERLLRELMKAQGQG